A stretch of Myxococcus virescens DNA encodes these proteins:
- the menE gene encoding o-succinylbenzoate--CoA ligase has product MSVLLCPIRVGARHQPQAEALTFAGRSWSYEALDAEVSRWVAALEAEGVGASDRVASLATNHVASVCLFWALGRLGAVLAPLNARLTSAELAPMVEDIQPRLSLALGSLVERLPGARPLESFAEAVSTGASTCQPLEASSPRVVLFTSGTTGRPKGAVLTEGNFRASSRASAANLGAHPAPRWLGTLPLFHVGGIAMLTRTAYEGGCLVLHERFDADAANRAIDGEGVSHASLVATTLERMLDARGDRRMPDSFAWALIGGGPVPVPLLARARAAGLRALQTYGLTEACSQVTTERPDNADGRTAGVPLPGVEVRIVGVGGEVLGAGAEGDIEVRAPTVMAGYWQRPEATHEAVRDGWLRTKDVGVLDGGGRLTVLSRRTDLIVRGGENIYPAEVEAVLLNHPAVQEAAVVGFPDDRWGERPVAFVAPRPGQAHPGEEALAAWCRQSLAGFKTPARFVWVDALPRNAMGKVERTVLRRHALR; this is encoded by the coding sequence ATGTCGGTCCTGCTGTGTCCCATTCGAGTAGGCGCTCGTCATCAGCCCCAGGCGGAGGCCCTGACGTTCGCGGGCCGCTCCTGGTCCTACGAAGCCCTGGATGCGGAAGTCTCCCGATGGGTTGCCGCACTCGAGGCGGAGGGCGTCGGCGCTTCGGACAGGGTGGCGTCGCTCGCGACGAACCACGTCGCCTCCGTGTGCCTCTTCTGGGCGCTGGGCCGGCTGGGCGCGGTGTTGGCGCCGCTCAATGCCCGGCTCACGTCCGCGGAGCTGGCGCCCATGGTGGAGGACATCCAGCCCCGTTTGAGCCTGGCGCTGGGCTCCCTGGTGGAGCGGCTCCCTGGAGCCCGGCCACTCGAGTCCTTCGCGGAGGCCGTCTCCACGGGGGCTTCCACGTGCCAGCCCCTGGAGGCGTCATCGCCCCGGGTCGTGCTCTTCACCAGCGGGACAACGGGCCGGCCCAAGGGCGCGGTCCTCACCGAAGGCAACTTCCGGGCGTCTTCACGAGCGTCGGCGGCCAACCTGGGGGCGCATCCAGCCCCGCGTTGGCTGGGCACATTGCCGCTCTTCCACGTGGGGGGCATCGCGATGCTCACTCGCACTGCCTACGAGGGAGGTTGCCTCGTCCTGCACGAACGCTTCGACGCCGATGCGGCCAACCGGGCCATCGACGGGGAGGGCGTGTCCCACGCGAGCCTCGTGGCGACGACGCTGGAGCGAATGCTGGACGCTCGAGGTGACCGGCGCATGCCGGACTCCTTCGCATGGGCGCTGATAGGCGGAGGTCCGGTGCCCGTGCCCCTCCTCGCACGAGCGAGGGCCGCGGGCCTGCGAGCCCTTCAGACGTACGGCCTGACGGAGGCCTGCTCACAAGTCACGACTGAGCGCCCGGACAATGCGGACGGCCGCACCGCTGGCGTCCCGTTGCCGGGAGTCGAGGTGCGCATCGTCGGCGTAGGCGGTGAAGTCCTCGGCGCAGGGGCGGAGGGCGACATCGAGGTGCGCGCGCCCACGGTGATGGCCGGGTACTGGCAGCGTCCAGAGGCCACCCATGAGGCGGTTCGTGACGGCTGGCTGCGCACGAAGGACGTCGGCGTGCTGGATGGTGGGGGGCGGCTCACAGTGCTGTCACGCCGCACGGACCTCATCGTCCGAGGTGGGGAGAACATCTACCCGGCGGAGGTGGAAGCGGTGCTCCTCAATCACCCCGCGGTGCAGGAAGCCGCCGTGGTGGGCTTCCCGGACGACCGCTGGGGCGAACGGCCCGTGGCCTTCGTCGCGCCGCGCCCGGGGCAGGCGCACCCCGGGGAAGAGGCACTGGCGGCGTGGTGCCGTCAGTCCCTGGCGGGCTTCAAGACGCCCGCGCGTTTCGTGTGGGTGGACGCGCTGCCTCGCAACGCCATGGGGAAGGTCGAGCGCACCGTCCTGAGACGGCACGCCCTCCGCTGA
- a CDS encoding bifunctional 3-(3-hydroxy-phenyl)propionate/3-hydroxycinnamic acid hydroxylase has product MAPESVDVIIVGSGPVGAMAANLLGQQGIRTLVVEREVTPHGQSRAISVDDEGQRIFQSAGLVGDLGAGFYPCKRLQYLNDSLRSLAEVDFTRLDRPFGYVPAAFFQQPRMEAVLRQGLKRFPHVDLWLGHEVESFVQDEDGVTARVKEVAGERAVNVRARFLLACDGSHSSIRRRLGLKLVGTTALEHSLAITVKTSSPEPDFTSYLCGPVRRGFIARTAPNEIRFDIILEPDADLKAARSPENVRRLIGYYLDPDSVELDSVKIFSYHSRMSEQWRVGRVFLLGDAAHLMPPFLGQGLCAGLRDAANLTWKLGLVLAGAADASLLDTYEEERRGHVSEVIRGSDAMGRVMMSGGRVMARVRNALIQVMYRLPVTGDFIRDYKVKPQMPLRRGFMHGAQRAKGDVPEGSYFPQPRVERPDGETALLDDCLGEGFVVLTRPGASQEAQREARALADELGARWWQLAAADRAGNGGPDTLVDLDGRLGAWFVQYAADLVVLRPDRYVFGIAGGGKRGHLLGSLKGRVRPHSRPNGAEVRRAG; this is encoded by the coding sequence ATGGCTCCGGAGTCCGTTGATGTCATCATCGTGGGCAGTGGTCCGGTGGGAGCGATGGCGGCGAACCTCCTGGGGCAGCAGGGGATTCGGACGCTGGTGGTGGAGCGTGAAGTCACGCCTCATGGCCAGTCCCGCGCCATCAGCGTGGATGACGAGGGCCAGCGCATCTTCCAGTCCGCGGGGCTGGTGGGCGACCTGGGCGCGGGCTTCTATCCGTGCAAGCGGCTGCAGTACCTGAATGACTCGCTGCGCTCGCTGGCGGAGGTGGACTTCACCCGGTTGGACCGGCCGTTCGGCTACGTGCCCGCGGCCTTCTTCCAGCAGCCGCGCATGGAGGCGGTGCTTCGGCAGGGCCTGAAGCGCTTCCCGCACGTGGACCTGTGGCTGGGCCACGAGGTGGAGTCCTTCGTCCAGGACGAAGACGGCGTCACCGCCCGCGTGAAGGAGGTCGCGGGGGAGCGTGCGGTCAACGTGCGCGCGCGCTTCCTGCTCGCGTGCGACGGCTCGCACAGCTCCATCCGCCGGCGGCTGGGCCTGAAGCTCGTGGGGACGACGGCGCTGGAGCACTCGCTGGCCATCACCGTGAAGACGTCCTCACCCGAGCCCGACTTCACCAGCTACCTGTGCGGCCCCGTGCGCCGGGGATTCATCGCGCGCACCGCGCCGAACGAGATTCGCTTCGACATCATCCTGGAGCCAGACGCGGACCTGAAGGCGGCGCGCTCGCCCGAGAACGTGCGGCGGCTGATCGGCTACTACCTGGACCCGGATTCGGTGGAGCTCGACTCCGTCAAGATCTTCTCGTACCACAGCCGCATGTCCGAGCAGTGGCGGGTGGGCCGCGTGTTCCTCCTGGGCGACGCGGCGCACCTGATGCCGCCCTTCCTGGGGCAGGGGCTCTGCGCGGGCCTCCGGGACGCGGCGAACCTGACCTGGAAGCTGGGGCTGGTGCTCGCGGGCGCGGCGGATGCGTCGCTGCTCGACACCTACGAGGAGGAGCGGCGTGGCCACGTGTCGGAGGTGATTCGCGGCTCGGACGCCATGGGCCGGGTGATGATGTCGGGCGGGCGGGTGATGGCTCGCGTCCGCAACGCGCTCATCCAGGTGATGTACCGGCTGCCGGTGACGGGCGACTTCATCCGCGACTACAAGGTGAAGCCGCAGATGCCGCTGCGCCGGGGCTTCATGCACGGCGCCCAACGCGCGAAGGGGGACGTGCCGGAAGGCTCCTACTTCCCGCAGCCGCGCGTGGAGCGGCCCGACGGAGAGACGGCGCTGCTGGATGACTGCCTGGGTGAGGGTTTCGTGGTGCTGACGCGTCCAGGCGCCTCCCAGGAGGCCCAGCGCGAGGCACGGGCCCTGGCGGACGAACTCGGAGCACGCTGGTGGCAGCTGGCCGCGGCGGACCGCGCGGGAAATGGCGGGCCGGACACGCTGGTGGACCTGGACGGCCGGCTGGGCGCCTGGTTCGTGCAGTACGCGGCCGACCTCGTGGTGCTCCGGCCGGACCGCTACGTGTTCGGCATCGCAGGGGGTGGCAAGCGGGGCCACCTCCTGGGCTCGCTCAAGGGCCGCGTCCGCCCTCACTCGCGTCCGAATGGCGCGGAGGTCCGGCGGGCGGGCTGA